The Jiangella sp. DSM 45060 genome contains the following window.
GGCGGCGCGCAAGCAGGCGCGGCGGGAGCGTCGCCGGTTGAGGAGGATGCGCGCGTGAGCGGCTCGGGAGGAGTCTGTGTCCCGCGCGAAGTGCTGGCGGCGCGCAAGCAGGCGCGGCGGGAGCGTCGCCGGTTGAGGAGGATGCGCGCGTGAGGGCGCAGGCGTGGTCTGAGGCCGGCGTGTCGCCGGCCCACGAACGGGCGGTGCGGCCGGTGCGCCGGGCGCCCGCCGGCAACGTCCCGCAGTCGGTGCGGGCCCGGGCGTTTCGGCAACGTCGCTGGTCGGGGAGGATCTGCGGGTGAAGGTCGTCTTGGCCGGCGGCGGTACCGCCGGGCACATCGAACCTGCCCTGGCGACGGCCGAGGCGGTGCGGCGCGCCGACCCGGGTGCACAGGTCACCCTGCTCGGCACCGAGCGCGGCCTCGAGACTCGGATCGTCCCGGAGCGCGGCTACGAGCTGGCGCTGATCCCGCCGGTCCCGCTGCCGCGCCGTCCGTCGCCCGACCTGCTGCGGCTGCCGATGCGGGTCCGGTCGGCGGTCCGCCAGACCACCGACGTGCTCCGCGCCAAGCAGGCCGAGGTGCTCGTCGGATTCGGCGGCTACGTCGCGCTGCCGGCGTACCTGGCGGCGCGCCGGGCGGGCGTGCCGATCGTGGTGCACGAGGCGAACGCCAAACCCGGCCTGGCCAACCGTGTCGGCGCCCGCTTCACCACGTTCGTCGGCGTCGCGACCCCCGCCATCTCGCTGCCGCACGCCCAGCACGTCGGCATCCCGCTGCGCCGCTCGATCGCCCTGCTCGACCGCGCCACGTCGCAGGCCGAGGGCCGCGCGTTCTTCGGCCTCGATCCGGCGCTGCCCACGCTGCTCGTCTTCGGCGGCAGCCAGGGCGCTCGGCGCATCAACGAGGCCGTCACCGGATCGCTGGATCAGCTGCTCGCGGCCGGCTTCCAGGTGCTGCACGCCGTCGGGCCGGCCCGTGCCGAGTCCGCCGCGACCCGCCACGGATACGTCCCCGTGCCCTACGTCGACCGTATGGACCTCGCCTACGCCGCCGCCGACCTCGCCGTCTGCCGAGCGGGCGCGATCACCTGCGCCGAACTGGCCGCAGTCGGGCTGCCGGCCGTCTACGTCCCGCTTCCGCACGGCAACGGCGAGCAGCGGTTCAACGCGCTGCCGACCGTCTCCGCCGGCGGCGGCGTGCTGGTGGCCGACGGTGAGCTGACGCCGTCGCGGCTGGCGGACGAGGTGACGCCATTGCTGGGCGACGGGGCTCGGTTGGACGCGATGGGTGCCGCAGCGGCTACTCTCGGTCGTCGCGACGCCGACGATCGCCTGGTCGACATGGTCCGGCGCGCGGCTGCACAGAAGAGCGTCGGAGGTTGACCACGTGATCGTCTCGCCACCGGAGCGGACCGTGCCCGCGGAGAAGTTGGGCCGGGTCCACTTCGTCGGCATCGGCGGTGCCGGCATGAGCGGCATCGCCCGCATCCTGCTCGCCCGCGGCGTGCCGGTGTCGGGCAGCGACGCCAAGGACTCGGGCGTGCTGGCCGGCCTGCGCGCGCTCGGCGCCGAGGTGCACGTCGGGCACGCCGCGTCGAACGTCGGCCTCGCCGAGACCGTCGTCGTGTCGACGGCGATCCGCGAGAGCAATCCCGAGATCGTCGAGGCGCGCGAGCGTGCCCTGCCGATCCTGCCCCGGGCCGCCGCGCTGGCGTCGGTGATGGCCGGGCGACGCGCGATCGCCGTGGCCGGGACGCACGGCAAGACCACGACCACGTCGATGATGACGGTCGCCTTGCAGCACTGCGGCGCCGACCCGTCGTTCGCGATCGGCGGCAACCTGAACGAATCGGGCGCCAACGCCCACGACGGCAGCGGCGACATCTTCGTCGCCGAGGCCGACGAGAGCGACGCGTCGTTCCTGGCCTACGAGCCCGAGGTGGCGATCGTCACCAACGTGGAGGCCGACCACCTCGACTTCTACGGCACCCCGGAGGCGTACGAGGCCGCCTTCGACGCGTTCGTCGACTGCGTCTCGGGCTTCCTCGTGGTCTGCGCCGACGACCCAGGCGCCCGCGCCCTGGGGGAGCGGGCCGCCCAGCGGGGGGTCGTGGTGCACACGTTCGGGGAGTCGCGCGACGCCGACGTGCGGGTGACCGCGCTGGACCTCACCGGGCCCGGCGTGTCGTTCGAGCTGGTGGCCCGCGGCCGCCGGCAGGAGCGGATCCAGCTGCAGCTGCCCGGCCGGCACAACGCGTTGAACGCGGCCGCCGCCTTCACCGCCGCGCTCGGCCTCGGCTTCCCGGCCGGTGACGTGCTCGACGGCCTGGCCGGCTACACCGGCACCCGGCGCCGGTTCGAGCTCAAGGGCGTCGCCGGTGGCGTGCGCGTGTACGACGAGTACTCCCACCACCCGACCGAGGTGGCCGCCGCGATGGCCGCCGCCCGCGGCGTGGCGGGACCAGGCCGCGTCGTGGTGGTGTTCCAGCCGCACCTGTTCAGCCGCACGCGGATCTTCGCGGCCGAGTTCGGCACCGCCCTGGGCGCGGCCGACGAGGTCGTCGTCATGGACGTCTACGCCGCGCGCGAGGACCCCGAGCCCGGCGTGACCGGTGCGCTCGTGGCCGCCGCGGTGCCGCTGCCGCCGTCGCACGTGGTGTTCGAGCAGTCGTGGTCGGCGGTGCCGGAGCTCGCGGCGTCGCGCGCCGAGCCCGGCGACATCCTGCTGACCGTCGGCGCCGGTGACGTCACGCTGATCGGTCCGGAAGTGCTCGACGTGCTGGAGGCACGGTCGCGATGAGCGTCGCGTCGCGGTCGCCGAGCGCGCAGCTCTTCGCGGCGCGGGCCCGGCGGCAGCGGCTGCGGCGGCTGTTCGGCCTGCTGCTGGCGTTGCTGGGCCTGGCCGTGGTGTCGGGACTGGTGTGGTTGGTCGGCTGGTCAAGTGTGCTCTCCGTGAAGTCGGTATCGGTCGAGGGCGTGCCGTCGTCGCTGTCGGAGGACGTGTTGTCGCGGGCCGAGGTGCCCATGGGCACGCCGCTGGCGCGGGTCGACACCGACGCCATCGCCGGCCGCGTCGCCGAGCTGCCCGAGGCCGCGTCCGTCGACGTCCGCCGGTCGTGGCCGTCGACGCTGACGATCGACGTCACGCCGCGCGTGCCGGTGGCCGCGGTGTCGGCCGAGGGCTCGTGGTGGAACGTCGACGAGACCGGCGCCCTGTTCGGCGCCTCGGACTCGCGGCCGGACGACCTGCCCGTGCTGAGCGCCCCCGGCGACGACTCGTCCTCCGACGTCGACGACGCCGTGCGCGCGGCGGGCGTGACCGTGCTGACCGGGCTGCCCGACACGCTGTACGACCTCGTCGACACCGTGGAGGCGCGCTCGGAGGCCGACATCAGGCTCGGCCTCGCCGATGGCGCGGAGGTGCGCTGGGGCACCGCCGACGACATCGATCGCAAGGCCGACGTGCTGCTGGCGCTGATCGGTGCTCAAGAGGAGCCGCCGTCGTCGTACGACGTGTCCGCGCCGGAGCATCCCGCCGTCAACCCCTGACGCACACGCGCCTGGCGCTGGCCGCAGACGTCTGCACGTCACCGGCTCGCGTCGGGCCGGCCGGGGCGTGGGTGGCTGCCCCGGCCAGCCGCATGCGGCGGGTCAGCCGGACGGGCCGGGCGGCGTGCGTGCAGGTCACAGGCTCGCGTGGGGCCGTCCGGGGCGTGGGTGGCTGCCCCGGCCAGCCGCATGCGGCGGGTCAGCCGGACGGGCCGGGCGTGGTCATCAGGTCCTCCGTCCGCAGACCGGGCAGAGGGTGAGCACGCTCGTCCCGCCGCCGGGATCTCGTCCGAGCAGCGCGGGTGGTCGCGGCTGGCTGCAACGGCAGGTCTGCTGCGCCCTGGCCGCGAGCTTCTCGGCGTGCAGCGCCTGCTTGGCGTAGCGACGGCGCTGCTCGAGGGCGTCGCGGTCTTGGCGGTGGCGTCGTCGGCGGGCCGTGCGTTTGGCGAGGTCGGCCTGGACGCGGTCGCGGATGAGCCGCGCGATCTCGTCGTCGAACCGCGTGCGGGTGCGTTGGCGGGGGATGCGGCGTTCGTGGACCTCCAATCCGTCGATGGTGAGGGGCGTGGGGTGGATGTGGGTGTTCGTCATGGGTTCAATTGCGCCAGATGGGGCGGGGATGGGCGAGGGCGAAGGAGGGAAATGTGGACAAGTCCGGGGATTGGTGAGGGCTGTGGATGGAAGGGTGATCAGGCAACCGACGGGAGCGCGCCGTCGCGCCGGTCGCGCCAGAGAACCGACCGCTCGGCGGCCGTCCAGGTGGTGGTGACCAGCAGGTACAGCGCGGCGGCGAGCGGCAGGAACGCGGCGACGACGACCGTGCCGAAGGGGAGGATCCGGCCGAGCCGGGCCATCAGCGCCTCGACCTCGGACGGCGAGGAGGGCTGGCCGGTGGCGCGGCGGGGCGAGCCGGGGCGGGGAGCGGAGGCGGACGGTGCGTCCGAGCGGCCGGCAGGTCGCGAGCTGGGGCGGCCGAGGAGGCGGCCGAGCGACCAGCCGGTGGAGCGGCGGGGCGAGTTGGCGGGCGAGGTCCGGCGGCCGGTGGATCGGCGGGGCGCTGACGAGGGCGAACCGGAACCGGGCTCGGTGGCCGCGGCGGCCAACCGAGCCGCCGACCGCGCCGCGAGGCGGGAGGACCACCAGGCGACGAGAATCAGCAGGACGAAGACGGCGCCGAGGACCAGGAGCTCCGCCGGCACGACGCCCGATCCGACGGCGGCCAGCCAGCGGTCGCTCAGCGGCACGCCGAACAGCGTGTGCGTGAACAGTGCGTTCGCCCCGCCGTTGAGGGTCGGCGAGGAGAACAGCCGGTACAGCACCATGACGAACGGCGCCTGAGCCAGCGACGCGCCGAGGCCGGCGAACGGCGAGGTGCCGTGGGCGCGGTGCAGGGCGGTGAGCTCGCGGCGCAGGCGGACGGGATCGCGGCGGAACCGCTCCCGCAGCCGCGACTCGGCCGGGCGCAGCGCCAGCCGGGCACGTCCGGCCCGGGCGGCGCGCAGGCTCAGCGGCAGCAGCGCCAGCCTGACGAGCACGACGACGAGGAGGATGGCGAGGCCGGTGGCGGCGTCACCGGCGAGCGGCTCCACAGCGGAGGAGAGGCCGAGGACGAGAACGGAGACGCCCTGGGCAGGTGTGTCGAGAACGGACAACATGACGGGACCCTTCGGAACGAGAGCACGTGGACGGACAGCTGAGCGGAACCAGCTCTCCGGACGGCGCTCTCGGCCGCGGGCGGGCGGCGGCGTCGGGGTCGGTCTGGGCGATGACGACGGGAGGGGCGGCGGCCACGCGGCGCAGGCCGGGGCCGTACCGCGGGGCGGCGGGGACGCGGGACCGCGACGTGGCCAGCATCGCGAGGACCATGATGAGGACGGCGAGCAACGCGACCACGCCGGGGGCCGAGCCGAGGGGCGTCGCGAAGACACCGGCGAGGATCGTCGCCAGGACGACCGCGACGGCGGCCGTCCAGCGCGTGGCGAGCCGGGACACGGCGGCGCCGAGGCGGGAGGCCAGTCCGCGGGACCCGGGGGAGCGGCGGCGGGCGGGCCCGGCGCCCCGGCTCCGGCGGCCGGCGCCGGAGTCGCGGCAACTGCCGGCGGGATCGGTGGCGGGGTCGTTGCTCGCGCCAGGACGGCGGTCTGCGGAATCGGCGGCGGGGCCGTCTCCCGCGCCAGGAGCGCGGCCGGCCGCAGCGTCGGAGGCCGCGTCGGACGCGGGGCGGGGATCGGGGCGCGGCTCGTCGCCCGCACCGGAGTCGCCGCCGAGCCGCCGAGTCATGGCGACCAGGGTAAGCGCACTCGGGCGCGCTGAGACCACGAGGCGGTCAATCCGTGCGGACTACGGCGTGTCTACGGGAGCCGAGCCGCTATGGCGCTTAGCGTTTCATCATCCTCAGGTTGACATAACTATAAACCTCAACTTGAGGGTGAGGGTTTGAACTCGACGAAAGGCGATGTCCAGTGACTGCTCCGCAGAACTACCTCGCGGTGATCAAAGTCGTCGGCATCGGCGGCGGCGGAGTCAACGCGGTCAACCGCATGATCGAAGTCGGCCTCAAGGGCGTCGAGTTCATCGCGATCAACACCGACGCGCAGGCGTTGCTGATGAGCGACGCCGACGTGAAGCTCGACGTGGGGCGCGAGGCCACCCGCGGCCTGGGCGCCGGCGCGAACCCCGACGTCGGTCGCAAAGCCGCCGAGGACCACGCCGAGGAGATCGAAGAGGTGCTCAAGGGCGCCGACATGGTCTTCGTCACGGCGGGCGAGGGCGGCGGCACGGGCACCGGCGGAGCGCCGGTGGTGGCCCGCATCGCGCGGTCGCTCGGCGCGCTGACGATCGGTGTCGTGACCCGCCCGTTCATGTTCGAGGGTCGACGGCGCGCCATGCAGGCCGAGGCCGGCATCGAGGCGCTCAGGGAGGAAGTCGACACCCTCATCGTCATCCCGAACGACCGGCTGCTGTCCATCAGCGACCGCCAGGTCAGCGTGCTCGACGCGTTCAAGAGCGCCGACCAGGTGCTGCTCTCCGGTGTCCAGGGCATCACCGACCTCATCACGACGCCCGGCCTGATCAACCTCGACTTCGCCGACGTGAAGTCGGTCATGAGCAACGCCGGATCGGCGCTCATGGGCATCGGATCCGCCCGCGGCGAGGACAGAGCGGTGGCTGCGGCCGAGATGGCGATATCGAGCCCGCTGCTCGAGGCTTCCATCGACGGCGCGCACGGCGTGCTGCTGTCGGTGTCCGGCGGCTCCGACCTCGGGCTGTTCGAGATCAACGAGGCGGCCAACCTGGTCGCGCAGGCGGCGCACGACGACGCCAACATCATCTTCGGTGCGGTCATCGACGACGCGCTCGGCGACGAGGTCCGGGTCACCGTCATCGCGGCCGGGTTCGACGGCGGGCAGCCGGTCCGCCGCGACCTCGGCACCGTCAAGAAGCCCGAGGCGGCCGGAGGCAGCAGCGCGTCCGCCGCCGGGGGCATCGGCTCGGTCGCCACGGCCACCCCGGCCGCGGCGAAGCCGAGCGACGAGGGGGACACGGGCGGCGCCGACGGTGACGGCGCACCCGCCGCGCCGCCCGCCCCGCCCCGCGAACAGCGCCGCATCGTCCCGTCCACGGCCAGCGACGACCTGGACGTGCCCGATTTCCTGAAATAGCACGGGCTGAAGTCGTCGTGCTCCGCGACACCAGCGCGGCCGGTTCCGTCCGGTTCGCCTTCACCGACCGGCACGACGGCGTCAGCGTCGCGCCGTACGACTCGCTCAACCTCGGCGGGCACGTCGGCGACGACCCGGACGCGGTCGCTGCCAACCGCGCGCGCCTCGCCGCGGCGATCGGCCTCGCACCCGACGGCGTCAACTACATGAACCAGGTGCACGGCAACGCGGTCGCCGTGGTCGACGGGCCGTGGACCGGTCCGGCGCCCGAGGTCGACGCGCTGGTGACGACGCGGCCGGGCCGCGCGCTCGCCGTCCTCGTTGCCGACTGCGTGCCGGTGCTGCTGGCCGACCCGGAGGCCGCCGTCGTCGGCGTCGCGCACGCGGGCCGGCCCGGGCTGAAGGCCGGCGTGGTCCCGGCGGTCATCTCGGCCATGCGCGACCTCGGCGCCCGCAAGCTGGTCGCGCGGGTCGGCCCGGCGGTCTGCGGGCGCTGCTACGAGGTTCCCGAAGCCATGCGGGCCGACGTCGCCGCCGTCGTGCCGGAGGCGTGGGCGGTCACCAGGCAGGGCACACCGGGCCTGGACGTCCCCGCCGGCGTCGTCGCGCAGCTGCGGGCCGCCGGCGCCGCCGTCGAGACCGTCGCGACCTGCACGATCGAGGATCCGCACAGCTATTCCTATCGCCGTGACGGCGTCACCGGACGGTTCGCCGGGGTGGCATGGATGAGTCAGGCGTGATTGGTGTGACTGCTGCGACACGTGGGCGTGTCGCGCTCACAATCCCCGGATCCGGCTGTACCCAGGGCTAGTGTCTGGATCAACAGGGGACCGTCCACCACTAGTCGGAGGACTTGAATGGCCGGCGCAATGCGCAAGGTTGCGGTCTACCTCGGCCTCGTGGAGGACCGAGACCGCTACGACGACGAATACACCGACGACGACTACGACGAGGCGTACGCCGACGAGTACGAGGAGGCGGCGGCCGAGGAGCCCGAGGAGCGGCTCCCCGAGCGCCGCGACCGCGAGCGGGCGCCCGAACGCGAGCACACCGCCACGGTCGCCTCGCTCGCCGACCGCCGCCCGGTCCAGGCAGTACGGAGGGCACCGGCCATGCGTGAGGCGCGCATCACCACGCTGCACCCGCGGACGTACAACGAGGCGCGCACGCTCGGCGAGCACTTCCGCGACGGCACGCCCGTCATCATGAACCTCTCCGAGATGGACGACGTCGACGCCAAGCGTCTGGTCGACTTCGCCGCCGGGCTCATCTTCGGCCTGCGCGGCAGCATCGACCGCGTCACGGCGAAGGTGTTCCTGCTCACACCCGCGGACGTCAGCGTGACGGCCGAGGACAAGGCCCGCATGGTCAGCGGCGGGTTCTTCAACCAGAGCTGACGTGGGCCGGGCGTGATTCGCAAACTCCGCGAACTCGCGCCCGGCTCGCCGTGTCCCAGTCATCGATCCGCGCCGACGTCGGGTAAGTTCAGGTGTTGTGTCGGCTGTGAGTCAGATCCTCTCCGCGGTGTTGTGGCTGTTCTTCATCGCCTTGCTGGTCCGGCTCGTGGTCGACTGGATCCAGGTCTTCGCCCGCGAGTGGCAGCCCAAGGGGCTGGTGCTCGTGGTGCTGGAGGCCATTTACACGGTGACCGACCCGCCGTTGCGCGCGATTCGCCGTGTGCTGCCGCCGTTGCGGATCGGTTCGGTCGCCCTAGACCTGGCGTTCATCGTGCTCATCATCCTGGTCCAGATTCTGCTTGTTGTTGTCGGATCCCTAGGATGACGCGGTACGGTGACATTCTGCCTATGCCCACATCCGAGGTGACGCTATGCCACTGACGCCCGAGGACGTCCAGAACAAAGAGTTCACGACGGTCCGCCTGCGCGAGGGTTACGACATGCAGGAGGTCGACGAGTTCCTGGACGAGGTCGAGGCCGAGCTTGCTCGCATGCAGCGCGAGAACGACGAGCTGCGCGACAAGCTCTCCGCCGTGACCCGTGGCGGCGGAGTCGCCGCGTCGGCCGAGCCCATCCAGGCTCCGCGCCAGCCCGAGGCGCCGAAGGCTCCCGAGGCCCCGCCGTCTGCCGCGGCCGCCGCCGCGCCGGTCGGCGTGCAGCCCAGCGACGCCGCGGCCAAGGTGCTCGCCCTGGCCCAGAAGACGGCCGACGAGCTCGTCGCCGACTCCAAGGCCGAGGCCGACCGTCTCATGAACGACGCTCGCAGCCGTGCCGACAAGCTCGACTCCGAGACGAAGGCCAAGGCCGCGAAGATCGAGCAGGACGCCCGGCAGCGGGCCGACTCGATCGAGCAGGAGGTGCAGAAGCGCCGCTCCCAGGTCTTCGGCAAGCTCGAGTCCGACCGTGCCGACCTCGAGCGCGAGCTCGAGACGCTGCGCGCCTTCGAGCGCGAGTACCGCAGCCGCCTGAAGTCCTACCTCGAGCGCGAGCTGCGCAAGCTCGAGACCGGCGGTGTCGACGAAGCCGACACCGGCGTGGGGCAGGTCCCCGCGGCGGCAGCGGGCGGCGGTGGCGGCGCGCCGCAGTCGTCCGGGCCGGGCGGCAACGCCCAGGCGGCGCAGACGGGCGGCTCGCTCCGCTCGGTCGCCAGCCTGCTCGACGACGAACAGCGCTGACGCTCCAATCGAAAAGGGCCCGACGCCGGCGGATTCCGCCGGCCGGGCCCCTTCGCGCGCCCGTGCACGGGGGACCGCCGGCGTGACGGCGACGGACGTCGGCGCCGCGTACGACGCGCGCGCGAACGAGTACATCGACCTGTTCGGGTCGGTCGGCCAGTCGGCTCAGCAGGACCGCGACACGATCGAACGCTGGCAGCACGGCGTCGACGGTCGCATCGTCGACGCCGGCTGCGGCCCGGGACACTGGAGCGACCTGCTGGCGCAGGGCGGGACACGGGACGTGACCGGCGTCGACGCGTCGGCTCGGTTCGTCGAGGCGGCGCGGCAGCGGTTCCCGTCGCCCGACTTCGTGCTGGGCGACCTCGCCGCGCTGCCGGTGGCCTCCGGGTCCGCCGGGGGCGTCCTGTCCTGGTACTCGATCATCCACACCGCACCCGCCGGCGTCCCGGCGATCCTGGGTGAGTTCGCCCGCGTCCTGGCGCCCGGCGGGTCGCTGCTGCTCGGGTTCTTCGACGACGCGGCCGGCGCGGCGTTCGACCACGCGGTGACGACGGCGTACTACTGGTCCGCCGACGCGCTCGGCGACCTGCTCGCGCCGCACGGGTTCGTCGTCGACCGCGCGTCGGCCCGGCAGGATCCCGGCGTCCGGCGGCAGGGCGACCTGGTCGCCACCCTGTCCCGCTGACGGCGACGCGCCCCAGCCCGCGGGGGCCGGGGCGCGCCGCAATGCCGTCAGACGACCCGGCGCACCCGGAACGTCAGCCCGAGGTCGGC
Protein-coding sequences here:
- the murG gene encoding undecaprenyldiphospho-muramoylpentapeptide beta-N-acetylglucosaminyltransferase, with the protein product MKVVLAGGGTAGHIEPALATAEAVRRADPGAQVTLLGTERGLETRIVPERGYELALIPPVPLPRRPSPDLLRLPMRVRSAVRQTTDVLRAKQAEVLVGFGGYVALPAYLAARRAGVPIVVHEANAKPGLANRVGARFTTFVGVATPAISLPHAQHVGIPLRRSIALLDRATSQAEGRAFFGLDPALPTLLVFGGSQGARRINEAVTGSLDQLLAAGFQVLHAVGPARAESAATRHGYVPVPYVDRMDLAYAAADLAVCRAGAITCAELAAVGLPAVYVPLPHGNGEQRFNALPTVSAGGGVLVADGELTPSRLADEVTPLLGDGARLDAMGAAAATLGRRDADDRLVDMVRRAAAQKSVGG
- the pgeF gene encoding peptidoglycan editing factor PgeF; amino-acid sequence: MLRDTSAAGSVRFAFTDRHDGVSVAPYDSLNLGGHVGDDPDAVAANRARLAAAIGLAPDGVNYMNQVHGNAVAVVDGPWTGPAPEVDALVTTRPGRALAVLVADCVPVLLADPEAAVVGVAHAGRPGLKAGVVPAVISAMRDLGARKLVARVGPAVCGRCYEVPEAMRADVAAVVPEAWAVTRQGTPGLDVPAGVVAQLRAAGAAVETVATCTIEDPHSYSYRRDGVTGRFAGVAWMSQA
- a CDS encoding class I SAM-dependent methyltransferase, giving the protein MTATDVGAAYDARANEYIDLFGSVGQSAQQDRDTIERWQHGVDGRIVDAGCGPGHWSDLLAQGGTRDVTGVDASARFVEAARQRFPSPDFVLGDLAALPVASGSAGGVLSWYSIIHTAPAGVPAILGEFARVLAPGGSLLLGFFDDAAGAAFDHAVTTAYYWSADALGDLLAPHGFVVDRASARQDPGVRRQGDLVATLSR
- the murC gene encoding UDP-N-acetylmuramate--L-alanine ligase, which encodes MIVSPPERTVPAEKLGRVHFVGIGGAGMSGIARILLARGVPVSGSDAKDSGVLAGLRALGAEVHVGHAASNVGLAETVVVSTAIRESNPEIVEARERALPILPRAAALASVMAGRRAIAVAGTHGKTTTTSMMTVALQHCGADPSFAIGGNLNESGANAHDGSGDIFVAEADESDASFLAYEPEVAIVTNVEADHLDFYGTPEAYEAAFDAFVDCVSGFLVVCADDPGARALGERAAQRGVVVHTFGESRDADVRVTALDLTGPGVSFELVARGRRQERIQLQLPGRHNALNAAAAFTAALGLGFPAGDVLDGLAGYTGTRRRFELKGVAGGVRVYDEYSHHPTEVAAAMAAARGVAGPGRVVVVFQPHLFSRTRIFAAEFGTALGAADEVVVMDVYAAREDPEPGVTGALVAAAVPLPPSHVVFEQSWSAVPELAASRAEPGDILLTVGAGDVTLIGPEVLDVLEARSR
- a CDS encoding DivIVA domain-containing protein, with the protein product MPLTPEDVQNKEFTTVRLREGYDMQEVDEFLDEVEAELARMQRENDELRDKLSAVTRGGGVAASAEPIQAPRQPEAPKAPEAPPSAAAAAAPVGVQPSDAAAKVLALAQKTADELVADSKAEADRLMNDARSRADKLDSETKAKAAKIEQDARQRADSIEQEVQKRRSQVFGKLESDRADLERELETLRAFEREYRSRLKSYLERELRKLETGGVDEADTGVGQVPAAAAGGGGGAPQSSGPGGNAQAAQTGGSLRSVASLLDDEQR
- the ftsZ gene encoding cell division protein FtsZ, giving the protein MTAPQNYLAVIKVVGIGGGGVNAVNRMIEVGLKGVEFIAINTDAQALLMSDADVKLDVGREATRGLGAGANPDVGRKAAEDHAEEIEEVLKGADMVFVTAGEGGGTGTGGAPVVARIARSLGALTIGVVTRPFMFEGRRRAMQAEAGIEALREEVDTLIVIPNDRLLSISDRQVSVLDAFKSADQVLLSGVQGITDLITTPGLINLDFADVKSVMSNAGSALMGIGSARGEDRAVAAAEMAISSPLLEASIDGAHGVLLSVSGGSDLGLFEINEAANLVAQAAHDDANIIFGAVIDDALGDEVRVTVIAAGFDGGQPVRRDLGTVKKPEAAGGSSASAAGGIGSVATATPAAAKPSDEGDTGGADGDGAPAAPPAPPREQRRIVPSTASDDLDVPDFLK
- a CDS encoding cell division protein FtsQ/DivIB produces the protein MSVASRSPSAQLFAARARRQRLRRLFGLLLALLGLAVVSGLVWLVGWSSVLSVKSVSVEGVPSSLSEDVLSRAEVPMGTPLARVDTDAIAGRVAELPEAASVDVRRSWPSTLTIDVTPRVPVAAVSAEGSWWNVDETGALFGASDSRPDDLPVLSAPGDDSSSDVDDAVRAAGVTVLTGLPDTLYDLVDTVEARSEADIRLGLADGAEVRWGTADDIDRKADVLLALIGAQEEPPSSYDVSAPEHPAVNP
- a CDS encoding YggT family protein, translated to MSQILSAVLWLFFIALLVRLVVDWIQVFAREWQPKGLVLVVLEAIYTVTDPPLRAIRRVLPPLRIGSVALDLAFIVLIILVQILLVVVGSLG
- a CDS encoding cell division protein SepF, with amino-acid sequence MAGAMRKVAVYLGLVEDRDRYDDEYTDDDYDEAYADEYEEAAAEEPEERLPERRDRERAPEREHTATVASLADRRPVQAVRRAPAMREARITTLHPRTYNEARTLGEHFRDGTPVIMNLSEMDDVDAKRLVDFAAGLIFGLRGSIDRVTAKVFLLTPADVSVTAEDKARMVSGGFFNQS
- a CDS encoding YidC/Oxa1 family membrane protein insertase, coding for MLSVLDTPAQGVSVLVLGLSSAVEPLAGDAATGLAILLVVVLVRLALLPLSLRAARAGRARLALRPAESRLRERFRRDPVRLRRELTALHRAHGTSPFAGLGASLAQAPFVMVLYRLFSSPTLNGGANALFTHTLFGVPLSDRWLAAVGSGVVPAELLVLGAVFVLLILVAWWSSRLAARSAARLAAAATEPGSGSPSSAPRRSTGRRTSPANSPRRSTGWSLGRLLGRPSSRPAGRSDAPSASAPRPGSPRRATGQPSSPSEVEALMARLGRILPFGTVVVAAFLPLAAALYLLVTTTWTAAERSVLWRDRRDGALPSVA